In Saccharomyces eubayanus strain FM1318 chromosome II, whole genome shotgun sequence, the genomic stretch TGATTCTTCAGAAGGCGAATATGAACCTAACACGTTGActccagaagaaaataccACACACAATTTAGAAGAGGAACGAATAGAATCAACCAGTGAGACGACTGATCTTGATGGGAATACaaagcaagaaagagaTGAGtctgaagaaagaaatctCAACAGCGAGAAAGCAGGTGCAGCACTGCAGACAGAATCACATGGGGATCGAAGCGTAGAAATCACAAGCCCAGAAACATCTTATTATCAAACTGAAGAACCGCcttcaacaaaaagacaaaaggTAGGCAATCAGGGTCATGGTGACATAACAAGGGATTTTGGGTTGTCAATGGAATTGTAACAATATCTGGAATAAGCTGAAACAGAATGTAACTATAGACAGAAAGACTCGAAAGAGATCAAATGACATAAAAGTAGTGCCAGTTGTATACAAAATAGTAAACAAATCTCAACactattttttatatttaatatttacataattaaaaaagcaCGTATATGCGTGCGCACACCGATcttgataaaaaacaagCTTGCAAAGTATTCAAGAACTCTGGCCGTTCCCTGCAGATAATAGATTGAGTTTATGCTACAGAAATTTGTTTCCTTAAACAATATTACATAAATGCCGATAAATactcttccttttttcttttcctttgataaaaaatgatgcaaaatataaatacaaaataaacCCTACCTCCATCCGCTTATGCGACACAATTGAAAGCCAAAATAATCACTTCATCCCTTAATCACGATATTTGTCGAAAAACTCTTGATGAAATCCTCTCCAGTCTTGAATCCATTGGGTTCCTGGTGGCAAAAAGGTTGTCCGCACGTGGTAAGTACCGGATTTTTGCCCAAACCCAGAACCAGGGACGGTACAAATACCTGTAGATTCCAATAGTGCTGTGCAATAAAGCACATCTGGCTCGATGTTGAGACGTTTACTTTCACGAAGGGCCTTTTCAGGCAAAACAAGCTTTGGGAAAAGGTACATTGCACCTTGGGGCTTTTGGCATTTAATACCTTCTAATTCATTGAATGTCTCATACAATAAGTTAGCTCTCGTAAGCATTTCGTTATAAATTTTCAGCCTTTCTTGACGGTCTTGGTCATATGACTCGTCACCAGGTTGAGGAGGCTTGACCATTAGATCAATTACAGCTTGCCCAGTAACTACAGAACAAATGGATATGGACATGAGCTTGAAAAGAGCATCTCTTATATCTTGAGAAAATCCCACAATTTCCATGTAACCACCCCTTTGACCGCATTCACCCATGAATCCTTTGGAAATGGAATGTAAAGAAGCCAGTTGAACGTTATCGAATTTCCCTGGATATAAGTTTTGTAACTTCCTTaagatcttcttcattgaaTGGAATTTGACATCGCcaaaaacattttcttgatagACCTCATCCGAAATGACTGTAATGCCGTACTTCGCAGCAATCAAGCAGATCTTGGCAATGGTGCTTTCAGAAAGAACAGCGCCAGTGGGGTTACCAGGGTTGATAACAATCAACACCGATGGTTTAAtgccctttttcaaagcgtCTAACACCactctttcaatttcgtcACTCTCAGTGGACCAATCGGCTTCTTCGTCCAAATAGTATGGTAATACTTGCGCATTGTAAAGGGATGCGGATGCAGTGTATAATGGATATTGAggaattggaagaagtaACCCCGTTTGAGAGTCCTTACACAATAAAGACAACAGAGAGGTTGCAGCAGCAGAGGCACCTGTGGTCAGATAAATGTCCTCTGGGAAAGCAGGCTCACCGCCGTCCCTCTCGGTGATGAAATCGGCAACCGTTTGCCTTATCCCTGGCACACCTTGAGAATGCGAGTAAGCTCCGACGGAACCACCAATGTCGTCTAGTAGGCGCTGAGCTCTTTTCAGAGCATCTTTGGCgaacaaattcaaagaagctAACTTTTCATGGTCCACTTTTAAAATCTCTGGATATTCCAGGATGGACAAAACTTGTCTGGTGAAAGTCAAAGGCTTTTGGTCTAGCTGTTGTGGATTACCAATGTTTGCGTTTATGATGTTATTGAACGGTAACGAATTTGAGCTTCTTTTTAGTTCCTCCTTTAGTTCGTCGGCCCTTGTGGGGATAGCGCCTCTTACAGCATACTCTGCTTTGGTGACGCTTGCATTCAAGTCCTTCTTAGTGAGCTTTGCAGCAGGCTTGAAATCCAAATCCTTTGTAGTAAAGACACTTTTCAAATCCTTTTGGTGTGTCATCGTCATGTGCTATTGCAATGTGTTGGCAGTTTTCAGGTATAAAGTTACTGTGGTGGCTTTTGCCTTGATTCTTATCTTTTATGCTCTTGTTGTTATTTCGGCAAAAGGAGAAAGGAAATATTGGGGTATTCACTAAATAAGCAAAGGATACTGTTACACAagaaaagaccaaaaacAGGAAATAATAGACATAACTtcaagtaaagaaaaaattctgGAAGGTAAATCCATACAGTTCAACCAATGCACagataaataaatatatatatatatttttacacGTATGACTGTGCTCAAAAAcatcagaaaaaaaagccttGAAATTACGAGAAGGCTCCAGTCTGCGAGTTTTCCCTACGAGAAAACAGTAGGAATGATGCAAATCGAcgtatatttttttctttgaaaaaaacacccacaagaaaaaaaaacagagaaatttttttcctttaggTCTAGTGAAATATCAATGACAAGGAAGTTTTTGAGCCAGAACAAAGCAATTGGAGACGTATTGAAGGTACTAGATGACAGAACAATGGCACAAAGTTTAAAGGTATGTATTAGCCGTGTTGGACCCTTAGCAACTGAAGGGTAAAGCAATTTGGAACGTGTCGAACAATAGCCCCTCAGCAGTGGTGCGGGGTCTGGGTGAGGTCGCGGTTTAAATTGCGCCAGCGGGAAGGGTACCCCCAATATCGCGTCCGTTTGTAGCCAGAAGTTGTGTATTGTAAAGTATCTGTATATACGCGTATAGATGATTTGTGTGTGCACGCACGGAATTTAAGTGAGTAAGTCCTCCAATTCTTCGGAATCGAGTCCTTCACCGTTATATAGAGACTCTATAACGGGAATTGCAGCGTTCTCATCGTCCTCGGCGTTCTCGAGCGCTAACGATAGCGCAGCAGGCTCTTGTTGATCGCTAATTGTGTGTGCCGTGTTGTCTTGCTCAACTTCTTCGTTAATTTCCACTAATGAAAGCAGGCCAACTTTATCTGTGCTGTTAGCGTTATTACTCTCGCATTCCAGGTCAAGCCCGTATGGAGAGTTGAACGTTTTCAGTTTTAAGATATCTTCCTGCTGGAATGGCGGATAGCCGTCTGGCACATATAATAAAGGCTCCTGTCTTTGAGGTGCTATTTCAATATCGTAATCGTCATGGTCCTCTTTTGCGGAGCCTTCTTTTCCCTTTGCTGTGTTCTTTATGAGCTGTTGCAGACCGCCCTGATTATTAAATAAACCGATTCCCCCACTAAACTCGTGCTCATCCTCGGAAGAATGCTGTTGGAAAAAGGCGCTCTGGAGCTTCTTGCCGAGTTTGTTGTCAGCTCCCTCACTAccgtcgtcatcgtcagAACTCTCTTGGTTTTTACCTGGATCCGCCAGATCTTTTAAAACCAAACTTTTCATCTTGGGCAATGCATTGTAGCCGAGGACAGAACCATACTTCTGTAGCTTTCTTGTGTTGTTCAGCATGCCGTTGTAATTACCTCTATTACGATTGCGAGAGATCTGCGAGAGCTTTCTGAGCTGATCGTTCTTGCGTGTAGATAATGTATTCTGTTGTTGCGGTACAAGTTCCGCATCTTTATTCTGGTTTGCAGTGTCGAGAGCAAACACAAAGCTTTTCGATCTGTTGTTGTCCTTAGCTGCCAGAGGCAATCTCCCTTGTTGCTGTGTATGTGTATGCAATCTTTTCGTGGGCGATACTTCCTTACCTCCCTGTATGTACTTTAAGTTCTTGCCATTGTTGCTGTTaatatcttttttcagttgGTCTAGCCTCACAGGTGGCTTTAGCACATTGGAATGGGACCTTTTCAACAGGTGGGCTGGTGTCTGTGGGAAGCTGGTGCTGGAACTTTCATTTCCTGTATATACaatattattttccttGTCTTCGTTAGCTGGCATCGGTGAAACCTATGATCTAGCACTTTTTCTATAGTTAATTATTCctgaaacaaaaatagcACGCTAATGACAAACTGTTAGCAActgtttgttcttttttcccgACTATCTACTCGAGTTctctatttatttttgtttgtttattctgtttgtttttcttttttggcttCACACACAATCTTGACGCGTTTTCGATTTTTGTGTGAAAGATGAGATAGGAAGGAACTCACGCTAACAAAAGGACCGATGGCATAGAAATATGGGCAGCGAAGCATACCACTGCTTGGACGCGCACCATTGGGCTATGTAAGAACAAATGCTACAGCACTTTTATTTGCTAGACAAAAATTAGTGCACATAGAATAGCATTTTATGCAAGTATCGCGTGCCCCAAAGTGTGAGAACCCAAGCCGCGGTCACGTGATCAGACAGTCGTAAAGAAATCTAAGAGCCATTTTTCCAGTTGAAGGTAAAAGACGCAGCGAATACAAGAGGAGTAAGAACGACTTGTTAAGTCAACAGTGGGGCAAACATTCACAATCGCAACAAAGGATGTCACTATTTGGGAGGCTGTACCAGTTTCAGTCAAGGAGAATGTTTTCCTCCATATCGCCCATCTCTGCTCTGTCTGTATTACGTCCGCAAACCAACGTGCTTTTAAACAGCTCACCATTGAAAACCATGTCCTCTACACCGTTTGGGTTTGGTTTCATTGGGCAAAGACGGTGGAAGTCAAGAGGTAACACGTATCAGCCCAGTACgttgaagaggaagagaaCTTTCGGATTCTTGGCCAGGGCAAAGAGCAAACAGGGCTctaaaatattgaaaaggagaaaactCAAGGGAAGATGGTTTTTGTCTCACTGAATTCTAGCAGGGATTCATATACAAAGGAACAAATCTTGTACATAGATATTATAACAATTATGCAACATATagatttattatttgttcGAATTAAGAGAGTCAGTTAGTGTAGTCAACTTCAAAGAGATGGTTTTTACGTATGTACATGATTGTATATAAAAGGAAAGTTAATACGTCAGTATTGTGTATACACGATTAAGAATTCAA encodes the following:
- the ALT2 gene encoding alanine transaminase ALT2, translated to MTMTHQKDLKSVFTTKDLDFKPAAKLTKKDLNASVTKAEYAVRGAIPTRADELKEELKRSSNSLPFNNIINANIGNPQQLDQKPLTFTRQVLSILEYPEILKVDHEKLASLNLFAKDALKRAQRLLDDIGGSVGAYSHSQGVPGIRQTVADFITERDGGEPAFPEDIYLTTGASAAATSLLSLLCKDSQTGLLLPIPQYPLYTASASLYNAQVLPYYLDEEADWSTESDEIERVVLDALKKGIKPSVLIVINPGNPTGAVLSESTIAKICLIAAKYGITVISDEVYQENVFGDVKFHSMKKILRKLQNLYPGKFDNVQLASLHSISKGFMGECGQRGGYMEIVGFSQDIRDALFKLMSISICSVVTGQAVIDLMVKPPQPGDESYDQDRQERLKIYNEMLTRANLLYETFNELEGIKCQKPQGAMYLFPKLVLPEKALRESKRLNIEPDVLYCTALLESTGICTVPGSGFGQKSGTYHVRTTFLPPGTQWIQDWRGFHQEFFDKYRD
- the MRX14 gene encoding mitochondrial 54S ribosomal protein bL34m, with amino-acid sequence MSLFGRLYQFQSRRMFSSISPISALSVLRPQTNVLLNSSPLKTMSSTPFGFGFIGQRRWKSRGNTYQPSTLKRKRTFGFLARAKSKQGSKILKRRKLKGRWFLSH
- the PDS1 gene encoding securin; the protein is MPANEDKENNIVYTGNESSSTSFPQTPAHLLKRSHSNVLKPPVRLDQLKKDINSNNGKNLKYIQGGKEVSPTKRLHTHTQQQGRLPLAAKDNNRSKSFVFALDTANQNKDAELVPQQQNTLSTRKNDQLRKLSQISRNRNRGNYNGMLNNTRKLQKYGSVLGYNALPKMKSLVLKDLADPGKNQESSDDDDGSEGADNKLGKKLQSAFFQQHSSEDEHEFSGGIGLFNNQGGLQQLIKNTAKGKEGSAKEDHDDYDIEIAPQRQEPLLYVPDGYPPFQQEDILKLKTFNSPYGLDLECESNNANSTDKVGLLSLVEINEEVEQDNTAHTISDQQEPAALSLALENAEDDENAAIPVIESLYNGEGLDSEELEDLLT